A region of Massilia sp. KIM DNA encodes the following proteins:
- a CDS encoding TIGR03790 family protein, protein MFLCAGLLHAGHAAAALRPEALAIVINDEDPNSVAVGEYYRKRRDIPKANVVHVRIPGKPQRLSPERFEELREEIDSKLGPQVQAVLMVWTAPYAVDCNAITGAYSLGYDAQQCLKTCAAGRPSPYFNAKGGAPFGEHRMRLSMLLPTESVQEAKALIDRGAAAGFRTVPATAYYLVTSEKARNTRAGFFPPNGKIAARRLATKRIEADVLENKDDVLIYQTGMAQVSKLETLKFVPGALADHLTSLGGDLLGTQQMSSLRWLEAGATASYGTVSEPCNHWQKFPNPAVLLRNYVAGDTAIEAYWKSVAWPTQGLFIGEPLAAPYRGRR, encoded by the coding sequence TTGTTCCTGTGCGCCGGCCTGCTGCACGCGGGCCATGCGGCGGCGGCCCTGCGCCCCGAGGCGCTGGCGATCGTGATCAACGACGAGGACCCGAACAGCGTGGCGGTGGGGGAGTACTACCGCAAGCGGCGGGACATCCCCAAGGCCAACGTGGTGCACGTGCGTATTCCGGGCAAGCCCCAGCGCCTCAGCCCCGAGCGTTTCGAGGAGTTGCGTGAAGAGATAGACAGCAAGCTGGGGCCGCAGGTGCAGGCGGTGCTGATGGTCTGGACCGCGCCCTATGCGGTGGACTGCAATGCCATCACCGGCGCTTACAGCCTGGGCTACGACGCCCAACAATGCTTGAAGACTTGCGCCGCCGGCCGTCCCAGCCCTTATTTCAACGCCAAGGGCGGCGCGCCTTTTGGCGAACACCGCATGCGACTGTCGATGCTGCTGCCGACCGAGTCGGTGCAGGAGGCCAAGGCCCTGATCGACCGCGGCGCCGCTGCGGGATTTCGCACCGTGCCGGCCACGGCGTATTACCTCGTGACCTCGGAGAAGGCGCGCAACACGCGCGCCGGCTTCTTCCCGCCCAACGGCAAGATCGCCGCGCGGCGCCTGGCCACCAAGCGCATCGAGGCCGACGTGCTGGAGAACAAGGACGACGTCCTGATCTACCAGACCGGCATGGCGCAGGTGAGCAAGCTCGAGACCCTGAAGTTCGTGCCGGGCGCCCTGGCCGATCACCTGACCTCGCTCGGCGGCGACCTGCTGGGCACCCAGCAGATGAGCAGCCTGCGCTGGCTGGAGGCGGGCGCGACGGCCAGCTATGGCACGGTGAGCGAGCCCTGCAATCACTGGCAGAAGTTTCCGAATCCGGCTGTCCTGCTGCGCAACTACGTAGCGGGAGATACGGCGATCGAGGCGTACTGGAAGAGCGTGGCCTGGCCGACCCAGGGCCTGTTCATCGGCGAGCCGCTGGCCGCGCCTTATCGTGGCCGGCGCTGA
- a CDS encoding glycosyltransferase, whose product MSQASHPATSHTAAPSAPRVLMLGTAPEGRGGVATVVSLLRQDGLFEREGVCYIPTHVEGSRWDKARAAVLGVARTLACLLRRPELVHVHGASNASFVRKSVLLALARAAGCKTVFHLHGACFDSFIDKASPRMRRWIRHTLEASSVVIALSERWAVFLRGFAPRANVVVIPNSVPLPPLALEQEQPARILFLGQIEQRKGIYELVEALARVAPQFPQVELAIGGQGELEQVKRRARELGVEDRIVPLGWIDARQKQEELARAALFCLPSHAEGLPMAMLEAMAAGKPVVVGSVGGIPDAVRDDDNGLLVPPGDVEALAAALARLLGSSAERRRLGGRARATIEQQYESGVVIARISAVYRQLRTAGG is encoded by the coding sequence ATGAGCCAGGCATCGCATCCCGCCACATCGCACACCGCGGCGCCGAGCGCGCCCAGGGTGCTGATGCTGGGCACCGCGCCGGAAGGGCGCGGCGGCGTCGCGACCGTGGTCTCGCTGCTGCGCCAGGACGGACTGTTCGAGCGCGAAGGGGTGTGCTACATCCCGACCCACGTCGAAGGCAGCCGCTGGGACAAGGCACGCGCCGCCGTGCTGGGCGTGGCGCGCACCCTGGCCTGCTTGCTGCGCCGCCCCGAGCTGGTGCACGTGCACGGCGCCTCCAACGCCAGCTTCGTGCGCAAGTCGGTGCTGCTGGCCCTGGCCCGCGCGGCCGGCTGCAAGACCGTGTTCCACCTGCACGGGGCCTGTTTCGACAGCTTCATCGACAAGGCCTCGCCGCGCATGCGGCGCTGGATCCGCCACACGCTGGAAGCCAGTTCGGTGGTGATCGCGCTGTCCGAGCGCTGGGCCGTGTTCCTGCGCGGCTTCGCGCCGCGCGCCAACGTGGTGGTGATCCCGAACTCGGTGCCGCTGCCGCCGCTCGCGCTGGAGCAGGAACAGCCGGCACGGATCCTGTTCCTCGGACAGATCGAGCAGCGCAAGGGCATTTATGAACTGGTGGAAGCGCTGGCCAGGGTCGCGCCGCAGTTTCCGCAGGTAGAACTGGCGATCGGCGGGCAGGGCGAGCTGGAGCAGGTCAAGCGCCGCGCCCGCGAACTGGGCGTCGAGGACCGCATCGTGCCCCTGGGCTGGATCGACGCCCGGCAGAAACAGGAAGAACTGGCGCGGGCCGCGCTGTTCTGCCTGCCCTCGCATGCCGAGGGCCTGCCGATGGCCATGCTGGAAGCGATGGCCGCCGGCAAGCCGGTCGTGGTGGGCAGCGTCGGCGGCATTCCCGACGCCGTGCGCGACGACGACAACGGCCTCTTGGTGCCGCCCGGCGACGTCGAGGCCCTGGCCGCGGCCCTGGCCCGGCTGCTGGGCAGCAGCGCCGAACGGCGCCGCCTGGGCGGGCGCGCCCGGGCCACGATCGAACAACAATACGAGTCCGGCGTGGTGATCGCACGGATCTCGGCGGTCTATCGACAACTACGCACGGCGGGGGGGTAA
- the wecB gene encoding non-hydrolyzing UDP-N-acetylglucosamine 2-epimerase produces the protein MLIYLVAGARPNFMKIAPIVRALQAQDVLSFKIIHTGQHYDREMNDVFFEELGIPQPDVFMAAGGGSHAQQTAKIMVGFEELCMAERPAAVLVVGDVNSTLACSIVAKKLNIPVAHVEAGLRSGDMAMPEEINRLVTDSISDWFFATEPAAVEHLRREGKADSAVHYVGHVMVDNVLYQAEKLSAADTSAFETSGFKAANPRYGVVTLHRPSNVDDPATFTRIAGALKEIAAELPLIFPVHPRTRANIEKFGIDLGPNITLAGPQAYMAFLNLWKDAVVVLTDSGGLQEETTALGVPCVTIRENTERPVTVEEGSNVLAGTDPETIVREARKALRGEGKQGRRPQLWDGKAAERIVAILTKELA, from the coding sequence ATGCTGATCTACCTCGTCGCCGGCGCCCGTCCCAACTTCATGAAGATCGCGCCCATCGTGCGCGCGCTCCAGGCGCAGGATGTGCTGTCGTTCAAGATCATCCATACCGGCCAGCACTATGACCGCGAGATGAACGACGTGTTCTTCGAAGAGCTGGGCATTCCCCAGCCCGACGTCTTCATGGCGGCCGGCGGCGGCAGCCATGCCCAGCAGACCGCCAAGATCATGGTCGGTTTCGAGGAGCTGTGCATGGCCGAGCGTCCGGCCGCGGTGCTGGTGGTGGGCGACGTCAACTCGACCCTGGCCTGCTCGATCGTGGCCAAGAAGCTGAACATCCCGGTGGCCCACGTCGAGGCCGGCCTGCGCAGCGGCGACATGGCCATGCCCGAGGAAATCAACCGCCTGGTCACCGACAGCATCTCGGACTGGTTCTTCGCCACCGAGCCGGCCGCGGTCGAGCACCTGCGCCGCGAAGGCAAGGCCGACTCCGCCGTGCACTACGTCGGCCACGTCATGGTCGACAACGTGCTCTACCAGGCCGAGAAACTGTCGGCCGCCGATACATCGGCCTTTGAAACCAGCGGCTTCAAGGCCGCCAACCCGCGCTACGGGGTGGTGACCCTGCACCGTCCGAGCAACGTGGACGACCCCGCCACCTTCACCCGCATCGCCGGCGCCCTCAAGGAGATCGCCGCCGAGCTGCCGCTGATCTTCCCGGTGCACCCGCGCACCCGCGCCAACATCGAGAAGTTCGGCATCGACCTGGGTCCCAACATCACCCTGGCCGGCCCCCAGGCCTACATGGCCTTCCTGAACCTGTGGAAGGACGCGGTCGTGGTGCTGACCGACAGCGGCGGCCTGCAGGAGGAAACCACCGCGCTGGGCGTGCCCTGCGTGACGATCCGCGAAAACACCGAACGTCCGGTGACGGTCGAGGAGGGCTCCAATGTCCTGGCCGGCACCGATCCCGAGACCATCGTGCGCGAAGCCCGCAAGGCGCTGCGCGGCGAAGGCAAGCAAGGCCGCCGCCCCCAGCTGTGGGACGGCAAGGCGGCCGAACGCATTGTCGCCATTTTGACAAAGGAACTTGCATGA
- a CDS encoding PEP_CTERM-anchored TLD domain-containing protein has protein sequence MMKTTVAAGLLAAALGGWTSLAQAQSTPLLDITLHGQLERWLGAGDLYLENIYTRQTGNYSADFHAAADGKGPTFTLMRVSNDTGGSWLVGGYNPNSWSSTEGWHIAQRDWERTAFIFNYTDPAVFRPVPSTYELPSQGARLTYNWSDHGPTFGQGPDLFVSEGLDVALSWQLTYGDPDYEGRSIIDGSYGGQFMRIDALEVYSIAPVPEPGSYAMLAAGLGVLGWAARRRRKA, from the coding sequence ATCATGAAGACGACCGTTGCAGCCGGCCTGCTGGCCGCTGCGCTTGGGGGCTGGACGTCCCTGGCGCAGGCACAGAGCACCCCTCTCCTGGACATCACCCTGCACGGACAGCTCGAACGCTGGCTCGGCGCCGGGGATCTCTACCTGGAAAACATCTACACCCGCCAGACCGGCAACTACTCGGCGGACTTCCACGCCGCCGCCGACGGCAAGGGCCCGACCTTTACCCTGATGCGCGTCAGCAATGACACGGGCGGCAGCTGGCTGGTTGGCGGCTACAACCCCAACAGCTGGTCTTCGACCGAGGGCTGGCACATCGCCCAGCGCGACTGGGAGCGCACGGCCTTCATCTTCAATTACACCGACCCGGCCGTGTTCCGTCCGGTGCCGAGCACCTATGAATTGCCCAGCCAGGGCGCGCGGCTGACCTATAACTGGTCGGACCATGGTCCCACCTTCGGCCAGGGGCCGGACCTGTTCGTCAGCGAGGGGCTCGACGTCGCCCTGTCCTGGCAACTGACCTACGGCGACCCGGACTACGAGGGCCGCAGCATCATCGACGGCAGCTATGGCGGCCAGTTCATGCGCATCGACGCGCTCGAGGTGTATTCGATCGCGCCGGTGCCCGAGCCGGGCAGCTACGCCATGCTGGCCGCCGGCCTGGGCGTGCTGGGCTGGGCGGCGCGGCGCCGGCGCAAGGCGTAA
- a CDS encoding mannose-1-phosphate guanylyltransferase/mannose-6-phosphate isomerase: MKIYPVILSGGAGTRLWPLSRAVLPKQLLPLVADKTMLQETALRVANWPGVMAPLVVCGNDHRFMVAEQLREIGITPLGILLEPLGRNTAPAVAAAAHYLKSVDPEAVMLVLPADHVIENGAAFRDAVERAVTLVGQGALATFGIVPKTPETGYGYIRRGEQVANCGECFKVARFVEKPDLATAEGFLKEGGYYWNSGMFMFQAERYLAELREHAPAIAEAAEQSMKAAYRDLDFCRLDETSFAACPSDSIDYAVMEHTRDAAVVPADIGWNDVGSWSALWEVQPKDENGNARRGDVYLDGVKNSLVRAESRIVAVVGVEDIVVVETEDAVLVTHKDKVQRVKQVVDHLKTQSRTEHLHHTKVYRPWGHYEGIDAGDRFQVKRITVKPGEKLSLQMHHHRAEHWVVVSGTARVTCGDKVSLLSENESTYIPIGMNHRLENPGKLPLHIIEVQSGSYLGEDDIVRFEDIYKRN; encoded by the coding sequence ATGAAAATTTATCCAGTCATCCTCTCCGGCGGCGCCGGCACCCGCCTGTGGCCGCTTTCGCGCGCCGTGCTGCCCAAGCAGCTGCTGCCGCTGGTGGCGGACAAGACCATGCTGCAGGAAACCGCCCTGCGCGTGGCCAATTGGCCGGGAGTGATGGCGCCTCTGGTGGTCTGTGGTAACGACCACCGCTTCATGGTGGCCGAGCAATTGCGCGAGATCGGCATCACGCCGCTCGGCATCCTGCTCGAGCCGCTCGGCCGCAATACCGCGCCCGCGGTGGCGGCGGCCGCCCATTACCTGAAATCGGTCGACCCGGAAGCGGTGATGCTGGTGCTGCCGGCCGACCACGTGATCGAGAACGGCGCGGCCTTCCGAGACGCGGTCGAGCGCGCCGTGACCCTGGTGGGGCAGGGCGCCCTGGCCACCTTCGGCATCGTGCCCAAGACCCCCGAAACTGGCTACGGCTACATCCGCCGTGGCGAGCAGGTCGCCAATTGCGGCGAGTGCTTCAAGGTCGCGCGCTTCGTCGAGAAGCCCGACCTGGCCACCGCCGAAGGCTTCCTGAAGGAAGGCGGCTACTACTGGAACAGCGGCATGTTCATGTTCCAGGCCGAACGCTACCTGGCCGAGCTGCGCGAGCATGCGCCGGCCATCGCCGAGGCCGCCGAGCAGTCGATGAAGGCCGCCTACCGCGACCTCGATTTCTGCCGCCTGGACGAAACCAGCTTCGCGGCCTGCCCCTCGGATTCGATCGACTACGCGGTGATGGAACACACCCGCGACGCCGCCGTGGTGCCGGCCGACATCGGCTGGAACGACGTCGGCTCCTGGTCGGCGCTGTGGGAAGTCCAGCCCAAGGACGAGAACGGGAACGCGCGGCGCGGCGACGTCTACCTGGACGGCGTCAAGAATTCGCTGGTGCGCGCCGAGAGCCGCATCGTGGCCGTGGTCGGGGTCGAGGACATCGTCGTGGTCGAGACCGAGGACGCGGTGCTGGTCACCCACAAGGACAAGGTGCAGCGCGTCAAGCAGGTGGTCGACCACCTCAAGACCCAGTCCCGCACCGAGCACCTGCACCACACCAAGGTCTACCGTCCCTGGGGCCATTACGAGGGCATCGACGCGGGCGACCGCTTCCAGGTCAAGCGCATCACGGTCAAGCCGGGCGAGAAGCTGTCGCTGCAGATGCACCACCACCGCGCCGAGCACTGGGTGGTGGTCTCGGGCACCGCGCGCGTGACCTGCGGCGACAAGGTTAGCCTGCTGTCCGAGAACGAGTCGACCTATATCCCGATCGGCATGAACCACCGCCTGGAAAACCCGGGCAAGCTGCCGCTGCACATCATCGAGGTGCAGTCGGGCAGCTACCTCGGCGAGGACGACATCGTCCGCTTCGAGGACATCTACAAGCGCAACTGA
- a CDS encoding sugar phosphate nucleotidyltransferase: MKAMILAAGKGTRVRPLTYDLPKPMIPLLGKPVMAYLVEHLKKHGVTEIMVNVSWLHEKIEEYFGEGEQFGVQIGYSFEGYTKDDGEVVPEPIGSAGGMKKIQEFGGFFDDTTIVLCGDALIDLDLKAALLEHRRKGAMATVITKEVPWDKVSSYGVVVTDEQGRIVEFQEKPSQEEAKSNFISTGIYIFEPEVIDLIPPGVPFDIGSELFPLLAERGLPFYAQGRPFNWLDIGTMGDYWEVLQTVLTGEVNHMDVPGIQIKPGVWVGLNTSIDWEGTSIEGPVYIGSGVKVEAGARIVGPTWIGHGSHICEGAEIVRSVLFEYTRVLHDVTLNEMIVFKDYSVDRKGEMKHASEYSSEEWLNARDRRRSRRKEFDSHNPELEKVSA, encoded by the coding sequence ATGAAAGCCATGATTCTCGCTGCAGGCAAGGGCACGCGTGTGCGCCCGCTGACCTACGACCTGCCAAAACCCATGATCCCCCTGCTGGGCAAGCCCGTGATGGCCTACCTGGTCGAACACCTCAAGAAGCATGGCGTGACCGAAATCATGGTCAACGTCAGCTGGCTGCACGAAAAGATCGAAGAGTACTTCGGTGAAGGCGAGCAGTTCGGCGTGCAGATCGGCTATTCGTTCGAGGGCTATACCAAGGACGACGGCGAAGTCGTGCCCGAGCCGATCGGCTCGGCCGGCGGCATGAAGAAGATCCAGGAGTTCGGCGGCTTCTTCGACGACACCACCATCGTGCTGTGCGGCGACGCGCTGATCGACCTCGACCTCAAGGCGGCCCTGCTGGAGCACCGCCGCAAGGGGGCGATGGCCACCGTCATCACCAAGGAAGTGCCTTGGGATAAGGTATCATCCTACGGCGTCGTCGTGACCGATGAGCAAGGCCGCATCGTGGAATTCCAGGAAAAGCCGAGCCAGGAAGAAGCCAAGTCGAACTTCATCTCGACCGGCATCTACATCTTCGAGCCCGAAGTGATCGACCTGATTCCGCCCGGCGTGCCTTTCGACATCGGTTCCGAGCTGTTCCCCCTGCTGGCCGAGCGCGGCCTGCCGTTCTACGCCCAGGGCCGGCCCTTCAACTGGCTGGACATCGGCACCATGGGCGACTACTGGGAAGTGCTGCAGACCGTGCTGACCGGCGAGGTCAACCACATGGACGTGCCGGGCATCCAGATCAAGCCGGGCGTGTGGGTGGGCCTGAACACCAGCATCGACTGGGAAGGCACCAGCATCGAGGGGCCGGTCTACATCGGTTCCGGCGTCAAGGTCGAGGCCGGTGCGCGCATCGTGGGGCCGACCTGGATCGGTCACGGCAGCCACATCTGCGAAGGTGCGGAAATCGTACGCAGCGTCTTGTTTGAATATACACGCGTGTTGCATGATGTAACATTGAATGAAATGATAGTATTCAAGGATTACAGTGTCGACCGCAAGGGCGAAATGAAGCATGCTTCCGAGTATTCTTCCGAGGAATGGCTGAACGCGCGCGATCGCCGCCGCTCCCGACGCAAGGAATTCGATAGTCACAATCCAGAATTAGAGAAAGTCAGCGCATGA
- the galE gene encoding UDP-glucose 4-epimerase GalE: protein MKILVTGGMGYIGSHTVVELQNAGHDVVVVDNLSNAQASVRDRVQRITGKPFDFVEADIRDRAAMEAAFAAHKVDAVIHFAGLKAVGESVAQPLRYYDNNVSGSVVLFETMAKFGVKSLVFSSSATVYGDPASVPIREDFPLSATNPYGRSKLMIEDILRDLSKAEPDWRIALLRYFNPVGAHESGLIGEEPSGIPNNLVPYIAQVANGQRDKLSVFGGDYDTPDGTGLRDYIHVVDLAIGHVKTLDRLAKGPGILTYNLGTGRGNSVLEMVRAFEQASGRSIPYQIVDRRPGDVAKCYADPTLAREELGWSAQRDVAQMCADVWRYQTTAK from the coding sequence ATGAAGATTCTGGTTACTGGCGGGATGGGCTATATCGGCTCGCATACCGTCGTCGAACTGCAGAACGCCGGGCACGACGTGGTCGTGGTCGACAACCTGTCCAACGCCCAGGCATCGGTGCGCGACAGGGTGCAGAGAATCACCGGCAAGCCTTTCGACTTCGTCGAGGCCGACATCCGCGACCGTGCCGCCATGGAGGCGGCCTTCGCCGCCCACAAGGTGGACGCCGTGATCCACTTCGCCGGCCTGAAGGCGGTCGGCGAATCGGTGGCCCAGCCGCTGCGCTACTACGACAACAACGTTTCCGGCAGCGTGGTGCTGTTCGAGACCATGGCCAAGTTCGGCGTCAAGTCGCTGGTGTTCTCGTCCTCGGCGACGGTCTACGGCGACCCGGCCTCGGTGCCGATCCGCGAGGATTTCCCGCTCTCGGCCACCAATCCCTACGGCCGCAGCAAGCTGATGATCGAGGACATCCTGCGCGACCTGTCCAAGGCCGAGCCCGACTGGCGCATCGCCCTGCTGCGCTACTTCAACCCGGTCGGCGCCCATGAAAGCGGCCTGATCGGCGAAGAGCCGAGCGGCATTCCCAACAACCTCGTCCCCTACATCGCCCAGGTCGCAAACGGCCAGCGCGACAAGCTGTCGGTCTTCGGCGGCGACTACGACACCCCGGACGGCACCGGCCTGCGCGACTACATCCATGTGGTCGACCTGGCGATCGGCCACGTCAAGACCCTGGACCGCCTGGCCAAGGGCCCCGGCATCCTCACCTACAACCTCGGCACGGGCCGCGGCAACAGCGTACTGGAAATGGTGCGTGCCTTCGAGCAGGCCAGCGGCCGTTCGATTCCCTATCAGATCGTCGATCGCCGCCCGGGCGACGTGGCCAAGTGCTACGCCGATCCGACCCTGGCGCGCGAGGAGCTGGGCTGGAGCGCCCAGCGTGATGTCGCTCAAATGTGCGCCGACGTATGGCGCTACCAAACCACAGCCAAATAA
- a CDS encoding WecB/TagA/CpsF family glycosyltransferase has protein sequence MNEERITLMGCQVDNLSMEETLGKIEGFIASGRPHQHVVVNVDKLVKASRDPELRRIINECALINVDGMPVVWASRLLGKPLKERVAGVDLFEALMRRAGEKGWRVFLLGAKEEVVSKVAETYQRKYPRLVLAGYRNGYWKGEHEEAEVARQIRDSQADLLFVAISSPKKEQFLGKYQAEMKIPFAMGVGGTFDVAIGKVKRAPVWMQKSGLEWFYRFLQEPRRMFRRYFIEDMAFVWLFIKEAAARGR, from the coding sequence ATGAATGAAGAGCGCATTACGTTGATGGGCTGCCAGGTCGACAATTTGTCGATGGAAGAGACCCTGGGAAAAATCGAAGGCTTCATCGCGTCGGGACGGCCCCACCAGCACGTGGTGGTCAATGTCGACAAGCTGGTCAAGGCCAGCCGCGATCCGGAGCTGCGCCGCATCATCAACGAATGCGCTCTGATCAACGTGGACGGCATGCCGGTAGTGTGGGCCTCGCGCCTGCTCGGCAAGCCGCTCAAGGAAAGGGTCGCCGGGGTCGACCTGTTCGAGGCCCTGATGCGGCGCGCCGGCGAAAAGGGCTGGCGGGTGTTCCTGCTCGGGGCCAAGGAAGAAGTCGTGAGCAAGGTGGCCGAGACCTACCAGCGCAAGTACCCGCGCCTGGTGCTGGCCGGCTACCGCAACGGCTACTGGAAGGGCGAGCACGAGGAAGCCGAGGTGGCGCGCCAGATCCGCGATAGCCAGGCCGACCTGCTGTTCGTGGCGATTTCCTCGCCCAAGAAGGAACAATTCCTGGGCAAGTACCAGGCCGAGATGAAGATCCCCTTCGCCATGGGCGTGGGCGGCACCTTCGACGTGGCCATCGGCAAGGTCAAGCGGGCCCCGGTGTGGATGCAGAAATCCGGCCTCGAATGGTTCTACCGCTTCCTGCAGGAGCCGCGCCGCATGTTCCGCCGCTACTTCATCGAGGACATGGCCTTCGTCTGGTTGTTCATCAAGGAAGCGGCGGCGCGGGGCCGCTGA
- a CDS encoding alginate lyase family protein, whose translation MNATLRMVWLVNRLRCMSVAEVGYRFRQAAATRLGKRLSGRAAPPPLPRALTLPVRGAPALDPLEAEALLADADRICAGHVVLFAERRFDVGVPTAWNRDPETGVTGPAIYAGDIAITRREQVGDIKHVWELNRHLHLVRLAQAWALSRDVRWIHALEQQLRSWLDQCPPLTGPNWTSSLELGIRLINWSLVWQLTGGENSPMFEGDSGRKLRADWLDSIHAHCRSIARHLSRHSSANNHLIGELAGLYVGATTWPCWKESADWAAQARRELEHEAVLQFSRDGVNREQAFAYHVFSSEFLFVAGLLGQAASQPFSRNYWASLQRALRFLRSVRDVGGHVPMVGDADDGCVFRLDAAGLDRAGQLLALGDTVFGGHADQHPGVRWLLHAMPGGRPDCDPHEVETGWAFPDGGYLLFGNHFGEEREIKGMLDCGPLGYLGIAAHGHADALALTLSVAGEECLVDPGTYSYWQDQKWRDYFRGTSAHNTLRIDGLDQSVSGGRFMWLRKARAAIERMPSSPQEFDFRGSHDGYERLSDPVRHVRSVKFDGASNTLVVRDEVSAKKQHKVELFWHFAPGLDVRLSSQGLSVRGQRFVLQMQASGADLQLELVRGAENPPLGWYSRTYEARQPCEVLRISTVSSAVPVECRFTITFF comes from the coding sequence ATGAACGCAACACTACGCATGGTATGGCTGGTGAACCGGCTGCGCTGCATGTCGGTGGCCGAGGTCGGCTACCGCTTCCGGCAGGCGGCCGCGACCAGGCTGGGCAAGCGCCTGTCCGGGCGCGCGGCGCCGCCGCCGCTGCCGCGCGCGCTGACCCTGCCGGTGCGCGGCGCGCCCGCGCTCGACCCGCTCGAGGCCGAGGCCCTGCTGGCCGACGCCGACCGCATCTGCGCCGGCCATGTCGTGCTGTTCGCCGAACGCCGCTTCGACGTCGGCGTGCCCACCGCCTGGAACCGCGACCCCGAGACCGGGGTCACCGGCCCCGCCATCTATGCCGGCGACATCGCGATCACCCGGCGCGAGCAGGTCGGCGACATCAAGCACGTCTGGGAACTGAACCGCCACCTGCACCTGGTGCGCCTGGCCCAGGCCTGGGCCCTGAGCCGCGACGTGCGCTGGATCCACGCGCTGGAACAGCAGTTGCGCAGCTGGCTCGACCAGTGCCCGCCGCTGACCGGACCCAACTGGACCAGCTCGCTGGAACTGGGCATCCGCCTGATCAACTGGAGCCTGGTGTGGCAGCTCACCGGCGGCGAGAACAGCCCCATGTTCGAGGGCGACAGCGGCCGCAAGCTGCGCGCCGACTGGCTCGACAGCATCCACGCCCACTGCCGCAGCATCGCGCGCCACCTGTCGCGCCATTCCTCGGCCAACAACCACCTGATCGGCGAACTGGCCGGCCTCTACGTCGGCGCCACCACCTGGCCGTGCTGGAAGGAGTCGGCCGACTGGGCCGCCCAGGCGCGCCGCGAACTCGAACACGAAGCCGTGCTCCAGTTCTCGCGCGATGGCGTGAACCGCGAGCAGGCCTTCGCCTACCACGTGTTCTCGAGCGAATTCCTGTTCGTGGCCGGCCTGCTGGGCCAGGCCGCTTCCCAGCCTTTCTCGCGCAACTACTGGGCCTCGCTGCAGCGCGCGCTGCGCTTCCTGCGCTCGGTGCGCGACGTCGGCGGTCATGTGCCCATGGTCGGCGACGCCGACGACGGCTGCGTGTTCCGCCTCGACGCCGCCGGCCTGGACCGCGCGGGCCAGCTGCTGGCCCTGGGCGACACCGTGTTCGGCGGGCATGCAGACCAGCACCCGGGCGTGCGCTGGCTGCTGCATGCCATGCCCGGCGGGCGGCCGGATTGCGATCCGCACGAGGTCGAGACCGGCTGGGCCTTCCCTGACGGCGGTTATCTGCTGTTCGGCAACCACTTCGGCGAGGAGCGCGAGATCAAGGGCATGCTCGACTGCGGCCCGCTCGGCTACCTCGGCATCGCCGCCCACGGCCATGCCGATGCCCTGGCCCTGACCCTGTCGGTGGCGGGCGAAGAGTGCCTGGTCGACCCCGGCACCTATTCCTACTGGCAAGACCAGAAATGGCGCGATTACTTCCGCGGCACCTCGGCCCATAACACCCTGCGCATCGACGGCCTCGACCAGTCCGTCAGCGGCGGCCGTTTCATGTGGCTGAGGAAGGCCAGGGCCGCCATCGAGCGCATGCCGAGCTCGCCCCAGGAATTCGATTTCCGCGGCTCGCACGACGGCTACGAGCGCCTGTCCGACCCGGTGCGCCACGTGCGCAGCGTGAAGTTCGACGGCGCCAGCAATACCCTGGTGGTGCGCGACGAAGTCTCGGCCAAGAAGCAGCACAAGGTCGAGCTGTTCTGGCACTTCGCGCCCGGCCTCGACGTGCGCCTGTCCAGCCAGGGCCTGTCGGTGCGCGGCCAGCGCTTCGTGCTGCAGATGCAGGCCAGCGGCGCCGATCTCCAGCTCGAACTGGTGCGCGGGGCCGAGAATCCGCCGCTGGGCTGGTATTCGCGCACCTACGAGGCCAGGCAGCCTTGCGAGGTGCTGCGTATCTCCACAGTATCGTCCGCCGTTCCGGTCGAATGCAGGTTTACAATAACGTTTTTTTAA